The window CTCTGCTATAATAGCTCGACGGAGCAAAGATGCCTCCAGAGAATACATTCTGACCAAATCGCTTTCCTATTTTTCCGGGTTTCTGGTTGTTATCGTCCTTATTCGTATCTGGCTCGGCGGGATCAAGGGCATGATGGCGTATTTCGGGATACTGTCGGCCGGTTTGGCTATCGCGCTTCAGGATCTTCTCACCAATCTTGCAGGGTGGATATTCATTTCCAGTCGTAAGCCTTTCATTCTGGGGGACCGTATCCAAATCGGGGAGCATGCGGGTGATGTGATTGATTTGCGCCTCTTCCAATTTTCCTTGATAGAAATCGGGAAATGGGTGCAGGCGGATCAAAGCACAGGTCGCATCATAAATATCCCAAACGGCCTTGTCTTCAAGGAATCCGTGATAAATTTTACCCAAGGCTTCAGCTTCATCTGGCATGAAATTCCCGTCATGGTGACCTTTGAAAGTAATTGGGAGAAAGCGAAGTCCATTTTAACCGAGATCGTTAATCGTCATACGGCGATCAAAAGTGAACAGGCAGCCCAGGAAGTGCGACGTACGGCCAAGAAATACCTTATTCATTATCAGCACCTGACGCCCATTGTCTGGACCTCAGTGGCTGATTCCGGCATTGTCCTGACGATTCGCTATCTCTCAAATCCTCGGAAAAGACGCTCATCTGAACAAGTCATTTGGGAGGATATTCTTCGCACTTTTGCCCAACACGAGGACATAGACTTTGCCTATCCGACAACCCGCTATTACGATAATGCTGTTGAGGGGAAGGAGGGTGCCCGTGCCAGCCGACCATCCAGATAATCCTGTATTGTTTTCATGTTTACCGCCTTGAGCCTTTAATCTGGCCGGGAACTGGCTACCCGATTAACTTTCCGCTATTGCTTTGCAATTTTCGTTTTTTACCAGGCCATCAAACTCCCCAAGTAATATTGCAGAGTCCGGGAGGAATAAATAAATATAATATCTCTAATTTTTATGAAATTTAACGTGTTGAAGGACATTTTGAGAAAACAGGAGATTGTTGATTGGCAAGAAATCAATGAGGGAATTGTCTGTAATTATCGCGATGGTGGAGATTATGTATTGTTACGTGATCCGCCCGAAAATCCACAGAGCTGGCTTGACCATTTTAAGCATACTGACTCTCGTCGATGGCGTTTTATCAATGCGTTACGCTGGTGGGCAAAGCAGAAGCATATCTCATTGT is drawn from Candidatus Electrothrix aestuarii and contains these coding sequences:
- a CDS encoding mechanosensitive ion channel domain-containing protein encodes the protein MWQQSINFIEEVIGVPTSFYESIFATILVVFLYFLIRKVGSAIIARRSKDASREYILTKSLSYFSGFLVVIVLIRIWLGGIKGMMAYFGILSAGLAIALQDLLTNLAGWIFISSRKPFILGDRIQIGEHAGDVIDLRLFQFSLIEIGKWVQADQSTGRIINIPNGLVFKESVINFTQGFSFIWHEIPVMVTFESNWEKAKSILTEIVNRHTAIKSEQAAQEVRRTAKKYLIHYQHLTPIVWTSVADSGIVLTIRYLSNPRKRRSSEQVIWEDILRTFAQHEDIDFAYPTTRYYDNAVEGKEGARASRPSR